From Thiomicrospira sp. XS5, one genomic window encodes:
- a CDS encoding carbonic anhydrase, with product MCNECQCNSPIEQLLQNNLEWVDEVNAERPHFFETLSHQQKPEYLWIGCSDSRVPANQLVKMDPGTIFVHRNIANLVNSSDMNVLSVIQYAVEILKVKHIIVNGHYGCGGVIASMEEGNPSLIDHWVRPIRKYYQRKQTELDALPYEERVNRLCEINVAEQVRNICHVPAVRKAWKKGHSLAVHGFIYNIKDGRLKNLDISVDNLDAAEQAVVRATAG from the coding sequence ATGTGCAATGAATGTCAATGTAACAGCCCGATTGAACAACTGTTACAAAACAATCTCGAATGGGTGGACGAAGTGAATGCCGAGCGCCCCCATTTCTTCGAAACCCTCTCCCACCAACAAAAACCCGAATATTTGTGGATTGGCTGCTCCGATAGCCGCGTGCCCGCCAACCAACTGGTCAAAATGGACCCAGGCACGATTTTCGTACACCGCAACATCGCCAATCTGGTGAACTCCAGCGACATGAATGTGCTGTCGGTCATCCAATACGCCGTCGAAATCCTGAAGGTCAAACACATTATCGTCAACGGCCATTACGGCTGCGGCGGGGTCATCGCCTCGATGGAAGAAGGCAACCCCAGCTTGATTGACCATTGGGTGCGCCCGATTCGAAAATACTACCAACGCAAGCAAACCGAGCTGGATGCGTTGCCTTATGAAGAGCGCGTCAATCGTTTGTGTGAAATCAATGTCGCGGAGCAGGTGCGTAATATCTGCCATGTTCCGGCGGTACGGAAAGCCTGGAAAAAAGGTCATTCGCTCGCGGTGCACGGTTTTATTTACAACATCAAAGACGGGCGCTTGAAGAACCTGGACATCAGCGTCGACAACTTGGACGCGGCCGAACAAGCCGTTGTCCGCGCAACGGCCGGTTAA